A section of the Pan paniscus chromosome 7, NHGRI_mPanPan1-v2.0_pri, whole genome shotgun sequence genome encodes:
- the LOC100989958 gene encoding protein FAM87A, producing the protein MTGTLERENSISGGKSLVLRKQHPGPFRPWRKRAAQLGGGCGWRTAIAPAKFCLWYVVPSWLWEPPGYLHSSLFLSILFQVTLLETALQSRPNLSLPLVRCGWACTQAMSTAAIVAAEASSGLRLRLMLRQDLPRSWLGFLGLGACGLIVKHGMTLRNWASFFVVFQAWSLMILQVLGDMLNIYYAYIQATLTLKVDVAPRLFFPEGRALKEHFSSMDSFQLREAGSTRIPQRAPIYGRAVVTRTVTKAQSLRSALAWAALGCKHPVLSTSCEESQQGAWSEFRRF; encoded by the coding sequence ATGACTGGAACCCTGGAGAGAGAGAACTCGATTTCTGGAGGAAAATCACTCGTTTTAAGGAAGCAGCATCCTGGACCCTTCAGGCCCTGGAGGAAGCGGGCAGCACAGCTCGGAGGCGGGTGTGGCTGGAGGACGGCCATCGCACCTGCGAAATTCTGTCTGTGGTACGTGGTTCCTTCCTGGCTCTGGGAACCACCTGGATACTTgcattcttcccttttcctttctattctctTTCAAGTCACCCTCCTTGAGACAGCCCTCCAGTCCAGGCCAAATCTCAGCCTGCCCTTGGTCCGCTGTGGTTGGGCCTGCACCCAAGCCATGAGCACAGCAGCAATTGTGGCAGCAGAAGCTTCCTCTGGGCTCAGACTCAGGCTGATGCTGCGTCAGGACCTGCCGCGGTCTTGGCTGGGCTTCCTGGGACTCGGTGCTTGTGGGCTGATTGTAAAGCATGGAATGACTCTTAGAAACTGGGCGTCATTCTTTGTGGTTTTCCAAGCTTGGTCTCTGATGATACTCCAGGTCTTAGGAGACATGCTGAATATTTATTATGCTTACATTCAAGCAACATTAACCCTTAAGGTTGATGTAGCTCCCCGTCTTTTTTTCCCAGAAGGAAGAGCACTGAAGGAACATTTTTCCAGTATGGATTCTTTCCAGCTCCGAGAAGCTGGGAGCACACGGATCCCTCAGCGAGCTCCCATCTATGGACGTGCTGTAGTCACAAGGACTGTGACTAAGGCTCAGTCCCTGAGGAGTGCCTTGGCATGGGCTGCTTTAGGCTGTAAACACCCAGTTTTATCCACTTCATGTGAAGAAAGCCAACAAGGGGCATGGAGTGAGTTCCGCAGGTTTTAG